Proteins from a single region of Urocitellus parryii isolate mUroPar1 chromosome 4, mUroPar1.hap1, whole genome shotgun sequence:
- the Dchs1 gene encoding protocadherin-16: MQKELGIVPSCPGMKSPRPLLLLPLLLLLLGSGVPGTWGQAGSLDLQIDEEQPAGTLIGDISAGLPAGTAAPPMFFISAQEGSGVGTDLAIDEHSGVVRTARVLDRERRDRYRFTAVTPDGATVEVTVRVADINDHAPAFPQAQAALQIPEHTALGTRYPLEPARDADAGRLGTQGYALSGDGAGETFRLETRPGPDGAPVPELVITGELDRENRSHYMLQLEAYDGGSPPRRAQALLDITLLDINDHAPAFNQSRYHAVVSESLAPGSPVLQVFASDADAGANGAVTYEINRRQSEGDGPFSIDAHTGLLRLERPLDFEQRRVHELVVQARDGGAHPELGSAFVTVHVRDANDNQPSMTVIFLSADGSPRVSEAAPPGQLVARISVSDPDDGDFAHVNVSLEGGEGHFALSTQDSVIYLVCVARRLDREERDAYNLRVTATDSGSPPLRAEAAFVLHVTDVNDNAPAFDRQLYKPEPLPEVALPGSFVVRVTARDPDQGTNGQVTYSLVPGAHTHWFSIDPTSGIITTTASLDYESEPQPELIVVATDGGLPPLASSATVSVSLQDVNDNEPQFQRTFYNASLPEGTQPGTCFLQVTATDVDSGPFGLLSYSLGAGLGASGPPPFRIDAHSGDVCTTRTLDRDQGPSSFDFTVTAVDGGGLKSMVYVKVFVSDENDNPPQFYPWEYAASLSAQSTPGTAVLRVRAHDPDQGPHGRLSYHILAGNSPPLFALDEHSGLLTVAWPLARRANSVVQLEIGAQDGGGLQAEPSARVNISIVPGTPTPPIFEQLQYVFSVPEDVAPGTSVGIVQAHNPPGRLGPVTLALSGGDPRGLFSLDSTSGLLQTLRPLDRELLGPVLELEVRAGSGVPPAFTVARVRVLLDDVNDNSPAFPTPEDTVLLPPNTALGTPIYTLRALDPDSGVNSRVTFTLLAGGDGAFTVDPTTGHVRLIGPLGPPGGPAHELELEARDGGSPPRNSHFRLRVVVQDLGTRGVAPRFDSSVYRVDLPSGTAPGTQVLQVQAQAPDGSPITYHLAADGTSSPFGLEPQSGWLWVRAALDPETQELYTLKVMAVSGSKAELGQQTGTATVRVSILNQNDHSPRLSEEPTFLAVAENQSPGTSVGRVFATDRDSGPNGRLTYSLRQLSEDSKAFRIHPQTGEVTTLQTLDREQQSSYQLLVQVQDGGSPPRSTTGTVHIAVLDLNDNSPTFLQASGAAGGGLPIQVPDRVPPGTLVTTLQAKDPDEGENGTILYTLTGPGSELFSLHPHSGELLTAASLIRAERPHYVLTLTAHDQGSPPRSASLQLLVQVLSSVRVAEPPPDLAEPDPTVPVPVVLTVTAAEGLLPGSLLGSVAPSESAGVVALTYTLVGGADPEGTFALDAASGRLYLARPLDFEAGPAWRALTVRAEGPGGAGARLLRVQVRVQDENEHAPAFARDPLALALPENPEPGAALYTFRASDADGPGPNSEVRYRLLRQEPPVPPLRLDARTGALTAPRGLDRETTPAMLLLVEATDRPTNASRRRAARVSARVFVTDENDNAPVFASPSRVRLPEDQPPGPAALHVVARDPDLGEAARVSYRLAAGGDGHFRLHSSTGALSVVRPLDREQRAEHILTVVASDHGSPPRSSTQLLTVSVVDVNDEAPIFEQQEYSVLLRENSPAGTSLLTLRATDPDLGANGQVTYGGISGESFSLDPNTGVLTTLRALDREEQEEINLTVYARDRGSPPLLTHVTVRVAVEDENDHAPTFGNVHLYLEIPEGQDPQTLTMLRASDPDVGANGQLQYRILDGDPSGAFTLDVASGEFGTLRPLDREVEPVFQLRIEARDGGQPALSATLLVTVTVLDANDHAPAFPVPAYSVEVPEDAPAGTLLLQLQAHDPDAGANGHVTYYLGSGTAGAFLLEPTSGELRTATALDREHCPSYAFSVSAVDGAAAGPLSTTVPITITVRDVNDHAPTFPTSPLRLRLPRPGPSLNTPTLALATLRAEDRDAGANASILYRLSGTPPPGTTVDSYTGEIRVARSPVSLSPQDRVLFIVATDLGRPARSATGVVIVGLQGESERGPRFPRASSEATLRENAPIGTPIISPKAVHAGGSNGPITYSILSGNEKGIFSIQPSTGAITVRSAEGLDFETNPRLRLVLQAESGGAFAFSVLTLTLQDANDNAPRFLRPHYVAFLPESRPLEGPLLQVEADDLDQGSGGQISYSLAASQPARGLFHVDPATGTITTTAILDREIWAEARLVLMATDRGSPALVGSATLTVMVIDSNDNRPTIPQPWELRVSEDALLGSEIAQVTGNDVDSGPVLWYVLSPSGPQDPFSIGRYGGRVSLTGPLDFEQCDHYHLQLLAHDGPHEGHANLTVLVEDVNDNAPTFSQSLYQVMLLEHTPPGSAILSVSATDRDSGANGHISYHLASPAEGFSVDPNNGTLFTTVGTVALGHEGPGVVDVVLEARDHGTPGRAARATVHVQLQDQNDHAPSFTLPHYRVAVTEDLPPGSTLLTLEATDADRSRTHATVDYSIISGNRGRVFHLESRLAEAGEGIGPGPQALGCLVLLEPLDFESLTQYNLTVTAADRGQPPRSSVVPVTVTVLDVNDNPPVFTRASYHVTVPEDIPVGAELLHMEASDADPGPHGLVHFTLSSGDPLGLFELDESSGTLRLALPLDCETQVRHQLVVQAADPAGAHFALAPVTIEVQDVNDHGPSFPLNLLSTSLAENQPPGTLVTTLHAIDGDAGAFGKLRYSLLEAGPGGREAFALNSSTGELRARVPFDYEHTGSFRLLVGAADAGNLSASVTVSVLVTGEDEYDPVFLAPAFHFQVPEGAQRGHSLGHVQATDEDGGADGLVLYSLATSSPYFGINQTTGALYLRVDSQAPGSGTTTSGGGGRTRREAPRELRLEVVARGPLPGSRSATVPVTVDITHTALGLAPDLNLLLVGAVAASLGVVVVLALAALVLGLVRARSRKADAAPGPMSQAAPLASGSLQKLGRDPPSPPPSEHLYHQTLPSYGGPGTGGPYPRGGSLDPSHSSGRGSAEAAEDDEIRMINEFPRVASVASSLAARGPDSGIQQDADGLSDTSCEPPAPDTWYKGRKAGLLLPGAGATLYREEGPPATATAFLGGCGLSPAPTGDYGFPADGKPCVAGALTAIVAGEEELRGSYNWDYLLSWCPQFQPLASVFTEIARLKDEARPCPPAPRIDPPPLITAVAHPGAKSVPPKPASTAAARAIFPPSSHRSPISHEGSLSSAAMSPSFSPSLSPLAARSPVVSPFGVAQGPSASALSTESGLEPSDDTELHI; this comes from the exons ATGCAGAAGGAACTGGGCATTGTGCCCTCCTGTCCTGGCATGAAGAGTCCCAGGCCCCTCCTCCTACTACCACTGTTGCTACTGTTGTTGGGAAGTGGTGTGCCAGGCACCTGGGGTCAGGCTGGGAGCCTGGACCTGCAGATTGATGAGGAACAGCCAGCAGGCACACTGATTGGGGACATCAGTGCAGGGCTTCCAGCAGGCACAGCAGCTCCTCCCATGTTCTTCATCTCTGCCCAGGAGGGCAGTGGTGTGGGAACTGACCTGGCTATAGATGAACACAGTGGGGTCGTCCGTACAGCTCGTGTCTTAGACCGTGAGCGGCGGGACCGCTACCGCTTCACTGCAGTCACTCCTGACGGTGCCACTGTAGAAGTTACAGTACGAGTGGCTGACATAAATGATCATGCTCCAGCCTTCCCACAGGCTCAGGCTGCTCTGCAGATACCTGAACATACAGCTCTTGGCACCAGGTACCCTCTGGAGCCTGCCCGTGATGCTGATGCTGGCCGCCTGGGAACCCAGGGCTATGCACTATCTGGTGATGGGGCTGGAGAGACCTTCCGACTGGAGACACGCCCTGGTCCAGATGGCGCTCCCGTGCCTGAGCTAGTAATTACTGGGGAGCTGGACCGAGAGAACCGCTCACACTATATGTTGCAGCTAGAGGCCTACGATGGTGGTTCACCACCCCGGAGGGCCCAGGCCCTGCTTGACATAACACTATTGGACATCAATGACCATGCTCCGGCTTTCAATCAGAGCCGCTACCATGCTGTGGTTTCAGAGAGCCTGGCCCCTGGCAGTCCTGTCTTGCAGGTATTTGCTTCTGATGCTGATGCTGGTGCCAATGGGGCTGTGACTTATGAGATCAACCGAAGGCAGAGTGAAGGTGATGGACCCTTCTCCATCGACGCACACACAGGATTGCTGCGGCTGGAGCGACCACTGGACTTTGAGCAGCGGCGGGTCCATGAACTGGTGGTGCAGGCACGGGATGGTGGGGCTCACCCAGAACTGGGCTCAGCCTTTGTGACTGTGCATGTGCGAGATGCCAATGATAATCAACCCTCCATGACTGTCATCTTTCTAAGTGCAGATGGCTCTCCCCGAGTGTCTGAGGCTGCCCCACCTGGACAGCTTGTTGCTCGCATTTCTGTGTCAGATCCCGATGATGGTGACTTTGCCCATGTCAACGTGTCCCTGGAGGGTGGAGAGGGCCACTTTGCTCTAAGTACCCAAGACAGTGTCATCTATCTGGTATGTGTGGCTCGGCGACTGGACCGAGAAGAAAGGGATGCCTATAACTTGCGAGTTACAGCCACAGACTCAGGCTCACCCCCACTGCGGGCTGAAGCTGCCTTTGTGCTACATGTCACTGATGTCAACGACAATGCACCTGCCTTCGACCGCCAGCTCTACAAGCCTGAGCCATTGCCTGAGGTTGCACTACCTGGTAGCTTCGTAGTGCGGGTGACGGCCCGGGATCCTGATCAAGGCACCAATGGTCAGGTCACCTATAGTCTGGTTCCTGGGGCTCACACCCACTGGTTCTCCATTGATCCCACCTCAGGCATCATCACCACAACTGCCTCCCTGGACTATGAGTCGGAACCCCAGCCAGAGCTGATTGTGGTAGCCACAGATGGGGGCCTGCCCCCTCTAGCTTCTTCTGCCACAGTTAGTGTGTCCCTGCAAGATGTGAATGATAATGAGCCCCAGTTCCAAAGGACTTTCTATAATGCCTCACTGCCTGAGGGTACCCAGCCTGGAACCTGTTTCCTGCAG GTGACAGCCACCGATGTTGACAGCGGCCCATTTGGCCTCCTCTCCTATTCTTTGGGTGCTGGACTTGGGGCCTCTGGGCCTCCCCCGTTCCGCATTGATGCCCATAGTGGTGATGTGTGCACAACCCGGACCCTGGACCGTGATCAGGGGCCCTCAAGCTTTGACTTCACAGTGACGGCTGTGGATGGG GGAGGCCTCAAGTCCATGGTATATGTGAAGGTGTTTGTGTCAGACGAGAACGACAACCCACCTCAGTTTTATCCATGGGAGTATGCTGCCAGTCTGAGTGCTCAGAGTACACCAGGCACAGCTGTGCTGAGAGTGCGTGCCCACGACCCTGACCAGGGACCCCATGGGCGACTTTCCTATCACATCTTGGCTGGTAATAGCCCCCCACTTTTTGCCTTGGATGAGCACTCAG GGTTGTTGACAGTAGCCTGGCCTTTGGCCAGACGGGCTAATTCTGTGGTACAACTGGAGATTGGAGCCCAGGATGGAGGTGGCCTACAGGCAGAACCCAGTGCCCGAGTCAACATCAGCATTGTGCCTGGAACCCCCACACCACCAATATTTGAGCAACTACAGTATGTTTTTTCTGTGCCAGAGGATGTGGCACCAGGCACCAGTGTGGGCATAGTCCAGGCACACAACCCACCAG gTCGCTTGGGGCCTGTGACCCTTGCCTTATCAGGCGGGGATCCCCGCGGACTCTTCTCCCTAGATTCGACCTCAGGGCTGTTACAAACACTTCGCCCTCTGGACCGGGAGCTTCTGGGACCAGTGTTGGAGCTGGAAGTACGAGCAGGCAGTGGAGTGCCCCCAGCTTTCACAGTAGCTCGGGTACGGGTACTACTGGATGATGTGAATGACAACTCCCCTGCCTTTCCTACACCTGAAGACACGGTATTGCTGCCACCAAACACTGCCCTAGGGACTCCCATCTATACCCTGCGGGCTCTGGATCCTGATTCAGGTGTTAACAGTAGAGTTACCTTTACCTTGCTTGCTGGAGGTGATGGGGCCTTCACCGTGGACCCTACCACAGGTCATGTACGGCTTATAGGACCTCTGGGGCCCCCAGGGGGGCCAGCCCATGAGCTGGAACTAGAGGCCCGGGATGGGGGCTCCCCACCACGCAATAGCCACTTTCGACTTAGGGTGGTGGTACAGGACTTGGGGACCCGTGGTGTGGCTCCCCGATTTGACAGCTCTGTCTACCGTGTGGACCTGCCCTCTGGCACCGCCCCTGGAACACAGGTCTTGCAAGTGCAGGCTCAGGCACCAGATGGGAGCCCTATCACCTATCACCTTGCAGCAGATGGAACAAGTAGTCCCTTTGGCCTGGAGCCACAGAGTGGGTGGCTGTGGGTACGGGCAGCACTGGACCCTGAAACCCAGGAGTTATACACACTGAAGGTAATGGCAGTATCTGGATCCAAAGCTGAGCTGGGGCAACAGACAGGCACAGCCACCGTGAGGGTCAGCATACTCAACCAGAATGATCACAGTCCCCGCTTGTCTGAAGAGCCCACCTTCCTGGCTGTGGCTGAGAACCAGTCCCCAGGGACCAGTGTGGGCCGGGTTTTTGCCACTGACCGAGACTCTGGACCTAATGGACGTCTGACCTACAGCCTGCGACAGCTGTCAGAGGACAGCAAGGCCTTCCGTATCCACCCCCAGACTG GAGAAGTGACCACACTCCAAACTCTGGACCGAGAACAGCAGAGCAGCTACCAGCTCCTGGTgcaggtgcaggatggggggagtCCACCCCGTAGCACCACAGGCACCGTGCACATTGCAGTGCTGGACCTCAATGACAACAGTCCCACCTTCCTGCAGGCTTCAGGGGCTGCTGGTGGGGGCCTCCCTATACAG GTTCCAGACCGAGTGCCTCCAGGAACACTTGTAACAACTCTGCAGGCCAAGGATCCCGATGAGGGGGAGAATGGGACCATCTTGTACACCCTAACTG GACCTGGCTCAGAGCTCTTCTCTCTACACCCTCACTCAGGGGAGCTGCTCACGGCAGCATCCCTGATCCGAGCAGAACGGCCCCACTATGTGTTAACGTTGACTGCTCATGACCAAGGCAGCCCTCCTCGGAGTGCCAGCCTCCAACTGCTTGTGCAG GTGCTTTCCTCTGTTCGTGTTGCCGAGCCGCCCCCGGATCTTGCAGAGCCTGACCCTACAGTGCCAGTGCCTGTGGTGCTGACGGTGACGGCGGCTGAGGGGCTTCTGCCGGGATCCCTGTTGGGCTCAGTAGCGCCCTCAGAGTCAGCCGGTGTAGTCGCACTCACCTACACGCTGGTAGGCGGCGCCGATCCTGAGGGCACGTTCGCGTTGGACGCAGCCTCGGGACGTTTGTACCTGGCGCGGCCTTTGGACTTCGAGGCGGGCCCAGCTTGGCGTGCGCTCACGGTGCGCGCGGAGGGGCCGGGAGGCGCGGGCGCGCGGCTGCTGAGAGTTCAGGTGCGCGTGCAGGACGAGAACGAACACGCCCCCGCCTTTGCCCGCGATCCTTTGGCTTTGGCGCTGCCGGAGAACCCAGAGCCCGGGGCGGCGCTGTACACTTTCCGCGCATCCGACGCCGACGGCCCGGGCCCCAACAGCGAAGTGCGCTACCGCCTGCTACGCCAGGAGCCGCCAGTGCCGCCTCTTCGCCTGGATGCGCGCACCGGAGCGCTCACCGCTCCGCGCGGCCTGGACCGGGAGACCACACCTGCGATGCTACTGCTGGTAGAGGCCACCGACCGGCCAACCAACGCCAGCCGCCGCCGAGCAGCGCGCGTTTCTGCGCGCGTCTTTGTCACAGATGAAAATGACAACGCTCCAGTCTTCGCTTCGCCCTCACGTGTGCGCCTACCAGAGGATCAGCCTCCCGGACCCGCAGCACTACATGTGGTAGCCAGGGATCCAGACCTAGGAGAGGCGGCACGCGTATCCTATCGCCTGGCAGCTGGTGGGGATGGCCACTTCCGGCTACACTCCAGCACTG GAGCGCTGTCTGTGGTACGACCTCTCGACCGGGAGCAGAGAGCTGAGCACATTCTGACTGTGGTGGCTTCAGATCACGGCTCCCCCCCACGCTCCTCCACTCAGCTCCTGACTGTCAGTGTCGTTGATGTCAATGATGAGGCACCTATTTTTGAGCAGCAGGAGTACAGCGTTCTCTTGCGTGAGAATAGCCCTGCTGGCACATCTCTGCTAACTCTGCGAGCAACCGACCCTGATCTAG GGGCCAATGGCCAAGTGACCTATGGAGGCATTTCTGGTGAAAGCTTCTCTCTGGACCCAAACACTGGCGTGCTCACTACCCTTCGGGCCCTGGAtcgagaggagcaggaggagatcAACCTGACAG TATATGCTCGGGATAGGGGTTCGCCCCCTCTGTTAACTCATGTCACAGTGAGAGTGGCTGTAGAGGATGAGAATGACCATGCTCCAACCTTTGGGAATGTCCACCTGTACTTGGAAATACCTGAGGGCCAAGACCCCCAGACTCTTACCATGCTGAGGGCCTCCGATCCAGATGTAGGAGCCAATGGGCAGCTGCAGTACCGGATCCTTG ATGGGGACCCATCAGGAGCCTTTACCCTAGATGTTGCCTCTGGGGAATTTGGCACCTTGAGGCCACTAGACCGGGAGGTGGAGCCAGTGTTCCAGCTGCGGATAGAGGCCCGGGATGGAGGCCAGCCAGCTCTCAGTGCCACTCTACTTGTGACAGTAACAGTGCTGGATGCCAATGACCATGCCCCAGCCTTTCCTGTGCCTGCCTACTCTGTAGAGGTGCCTGAGGATGCACCTGCAGGGACCCTGTTGCTGCAACTACAGGCTCATGACCCTGATGCTGGGGCCAATGGTCATGTGACCTACTACCTGGGTTCAGGTACAGCAGGAGCTTTCCTGCTGGAGCCTACTTCTGGGGAACTTCGCACAGCCACAGCCCTGGACAGAGAACACTGTCCCAGCTATGCCTTTTCTGTGAGTGCAGTGGATGGTGCAGCTGCTGGGCCCTTGAGCACAACAGTGCCTATCACCATCACAGTGCGTGATGTCAATGATCATGCACCCACTTTCCCCACTAGCCCTCTGCGTCTGCGCCTACCTCGCCCAGGCCCTAGCCTCAATACTCCAACTCTGGCTCTGGCCACACTACGAGCTGAAGATCGTGATGCTGGTGCCAATGCCTCCATTCTGTACCGGCTGTCAGGCACACCGCCTCCTGGTACTACTGTGGACTCTTACACTGGTGAAATCCGGGTAGCCCGTTCTCCTGTATCTCTGAGTCCCCAAGATCGTGTCCTCTTCATTGTGGCTACTGACCTTGGTCGTCCAGCTCGCTCTGCCACTGGTGTGGTCATTGTTGGACTGCAGGGGGAGTCTGAGCGTGGACCCCGCTTTCCCCGGGCTAGTAGTGAAGCTACACTTCGTGAGAATGCACCCATAG GGACTCCTATTATCTCCCCCAAGGCTGTCCATGCAGGGGGCTCAAATGGACCCATCACCTATAGCATTCTCAGTGGGAATGAGAAAGGAATATTCTCTATCCAGCCTAGTACAG GAGCCATCACAGTTCGCTCAGCAGAAGGGCTGGACTTTGAGACAAACCCACGACTGCGATTAGTCCTACAGGCAGAGAGTGGAGGAGCCTTTGCCTTCTCTGTGCTGACCCTGACCCTTCAAGATGCCAATGACAATGCTCCCCGTTTCCTGAGGCCCCACTATGTGGCTTTCCTGCCAGAGTCCCGGCCTTTGGAGGGGCCCTTGCTGCAG GTGGAGGCAGATGATCTGGATCAAGGCTCTGGAGGACAGATCTCCTATAGTCTGGCTGCATCCCAGCCAGCACGGGGTTTATTCCATGTAGACCCAGCCACAGGCACTATTACTACCACAGCCATCCTGGACCGTGAGATCTGGGCTGAAGCACG GCTTGTACTGATGGCCACAGACAGAGGAAGCCCTGCCCTTGTGGGTTCAGCTACCCTGACGGTGATGGTCATCGATTCCAATGACAATCGCCCCACTatcccccagccctgggagctCCGAGTGTCTGAAG ATGCACTATTGGGCTCAGAGATTGCACAGGTAACAGGGAATGATGTGGATTCTGGACCAGTGCTGTGGTATGTGTTAAGTCCATCTGGGCCTCAGGATCCTTTCAGTATTGGCCGCTATGGAGGCCGTGTCTCCCTCACGGGTCCCTTGGACTTTGAGCAGTGTGACCACTACCATCTGCAGCTGCTGGCTCATGATGGACCTCACGAGGGCCATGCCAACCTCACAGTGCTTGTGGAGGATGTCAATGACAATGCACCTACCTTCTCACAGAGCCTCTACCAG GTAATGCTACTTGAGCACACTCCCCCAGGCAGTGCCATTCTCTCTGTTTCTGCCACTGACCGTGACTCCGGTGCCAATGGTCACATCTCCTACCATCTGGCTTCCCCTGCTGAAGGCTTCAGTGTTGATCCCAACAATG GAACTTTGTTCACAACAGTAGGAACAGTGGCTTTGGGCCATGAGGGGCCAGGAGTGGTGGATGTGGTTCTGGAAGCCCGAGACCATGGGACTCCAGGCCGAGCAGCACGAGCCACAGTGCATGTGCAGCTACAGGACCAAAATGACCACGCCCCAAGCTTCACATTGCCACATTACCGTGTGGCTGTGACTGAAGATCTACCCCCTGGTTCCACACTGCTCACCCTGGAGGCCACAGATGCTGACAGAAGCCGCACCCATGCCACTGTGGACTATAGCATCATTAGTGGCAACCGGGGCCGAGTCTTTCATCTGGAATCCCGGCTGGCCGAGGCTGGAGAGGGCATTGGACCAGGCCCCCAGGCACTAGGCTGCCTAGTGTTGCTTGAGCCTCTAGATTTTGAAAGCCTCACACAGTACAATCTAACTGTGACTGCAGCTGACCGGGGGCAGCCACCACGCAGTTCAGTTGTGCCAGTGACCGTTACTGTGCTGGATGTCAATGATAACCCACCTGTCTTTACCCGAGCATCCTACCACGTGACAGTACCTGAGGACATACCTGTTGGAGCTGAGCTGCTGCACATGGAGGCTTCTGATGCTGACCCTGGCCCTCATGGCCTTGTGCATTTTACCCTCAGTTCAGGTGACCCTTTGGGGCTCTTTGAACTGGATGAGAGCTCTGGCACCTTGCGATTGGCCCTCCCCCTGGACTGTGAGACCCAGGTTCGCCATCAGCTTGTAGTTCAGGCTGCTGACCCTGCTGGGGCACACTTTGCTTTGGCACCAGTGACAATTGAGGTCCAGGATGTGAATGACCATGGCCCATCCTTCCCACTGAACTTGCTCAGCACCAGCCTGGCTGAGAACCAGCCTCCAGGCACTCTTGTGACCACTCTGCATGCAATTGATGGGGATGCTGGGGCTTTTGGGAAGCTCCGCTATAGCCTGCtagaggctgggcctgggggtcGTGAGGCTTTTGCGCTCAACAGCTCTACAGGGGAATTGCGGGCACGAGTGCCCTTTGACTATGAGCACACAGGAAGTTTCCGGCTGCTGGTGGGTGCTGCTGATGCTGGGAATCTCTCAGCTTCTGTCACTGTGTCAGTGCTAGTGACTGGAGAGGATGAGTATGACCCAGTATTCTTGGCTCCAGCTTTCCACTTCCAAGTGCCAGAAGGTGCCCAGCGTGGTCACAGCCTGGGTCATGTGCAGGCCACAGATGAGGACGGGGGTGCTGATGGCCTGGTGCTCTATTCCCTTGCCACCTCTTCCCCCTATTTTGGTATCAACCAGACTACAGGTGCCCTGTACCTGCGGGTGGACAGTCAGGCACCAGGCAGTGGAACAACCACCTCTGGGGGTGGGGGCCGGACCCGGCGAGAAGCACCACGGGAGCTAAGGCTGGAGGTAGTAGCACGGGGGCCTCTGCCTGGTTCCAGAAGTGCCACTGTACCTGTGACTGTAGATATCACTCACACTGCACTAGGCCTGGCACCTGACCTTAACCTACTATTGGTGGGGGCTGTGGCAGCCTCCTTGGGAGTTGTAGTGGTGCTTGCACTGGCAGCCCTGGTCCTAGGACTTGTTCGGGCCCGCAGCCGGAAGGCTGATGCGGCCCCTGGCCCAATGTCACAGGCAGCACCCCTAGCCAGTGGCTCCCTGCAGAAGCTGGGCCGGGATCCTCCCAGCCCACCACCATCAGAGCACCTGTATCACCAAACTCTCCCCAGCTATGGTGGGCCGGGAACTGGCGGACCTTACCCTCGTGGTGGCTCCCTGGACCCTTCACACTCAAGTGGCCGAGGTTCAGCAGAGGCTGCAGAAGATGATGAGATACGCATGATCAACGAGTTTCCCCGTGTGGCCAGTGTGGCCTCCTCCCTGGCTGCCCGGGGCCCTGACTCAGGCATCCAGCAGGATGCAGATGGACTGAGTGACACATCCTGTGAGCCACCTGCCCCTGACACCTGGTATAAGGGTCGAAAGGCAGGGCTGCTGCTGCCAGGTGCAGGAGCCACTTTGTACCGAGAGGAGGGACCCCCAGCCACTGCCACAGCCTTTCTGGGGGGCTGTGGCCTGAGCCCCGCACCCACTGGGGACTATGGCTTCCCAGCAGATGGCAAACCATGTGTGGCAGGTGCACTGACCGCCATTGTGGCTGGCGAGGAGGAGCTTCGTGGCAGCTATAACTGGGACTACCTGCTGAGCTGGTGCCCTCAGTTCCAACCACTGGCCAGTGTCTTCACAGAGATTGCTCGGCTCAAGGATGAAGCACGGCCATGTCCCCCTGCTCCCCGTATTGACCCACCACCCCTCATCACTGCCGTGGCCCACCCAGGAGCCAAGTCTGTGCCCCCCAAACCTGCAAGCACAGCTGCAGCACGGGCCATCTTCCCACCGTCCTCTCACCGCTCTCCCATCAGCCACGAAGGCTCTTTGTCTTCAGCTGCCATGTCCCCCAGCTTCTCACCCTCGCTGTCTCCTCTGGCTGCTCGCTCACCTGTTGTCTCCCCATTTGGGGTGGCCCAGGGCCCCTCAGCTTCAGCACTCAGCACAGAGTCTGGCCTGGAGCCATCTGATGACACGGAGCTGCACATCTAG